The genomic stretch GATTGAAATGTTGCGCATCGATAAAAACGTGATGCTGGTTGATTTATGGGACGACGATCACGAATGGGGCGTGGAGCGCATCAACGATATATTTAACGGCGCCGGGTTCCAGTCAAACCAGTTGCAGCGCACCGGGCGCGACGTATTGGCGCCGCTGACCACGCCGGTTTCGTATATCAGCAGTGTGCCGCTGGACCCGTTTATTGAGAAACACGGCGTCGAGGTGCACGGCGGCAATAGTGTCAACTTCCGGTCGTATATCTATGGCGACCTGGAAGTGCTCGACGCAGCCAACGGCGGCTTTTATGTCCCGGTGTATAACCCACAGATGAATACCACCAATCT from Candidatus Hinthialibacter antarcticus encodes the following:
- a CDS encoding prepilin-type N-terminal cleavage/methylation domain-containing protein; this translates as MKRSPAFTLIELLIVVAIIGILAAIAVPNFLNAQVRAKVARSYADMKSVGTAIEMLRIDKNVMLVDLWDDDHEWGVERINDIFNGAGFQSNQLQRTGRDVLAPLTTPVSYISSVPLDPFIEKHGVEVHGGNSVNFRSYIYGDLEVLDAANGGFYVPVYNPQMNTTNLHGVRPLNTNEWVLLGFGPDGDMPSATWGVPYQASNGLTSNGELVVRAGGGLK